A region of Roseobacter litoralis Och 149 DNA encodes the following proteins:
- a CDS encoding recombinase family protein: MTSDQNTQGATIAAIYCRVSGTRQVKKGDGLGSQEARCREYATYKGHEVAAVFREEGVSGGIADRPAMKEMLAWLRKHRHQNPVAIIDDISRIARGVEAHWKLRGAIGSVGATLESPSIEFGDDSDSQLIENMLAGVSRNRAIGTACLILACCVKTRA; the protein is encoded by the coding sequence ATGACCTCGGATCAAAACACACAGGGCGCGACCATCGCCGCCATCTATTGCCGGGTCTCTGGCACGCGCCAAGTCAAAAAGGGCGACGGCCTCGGCTCCCAGGAAGCGCGCTGCCGCGAATATGCCACTTACAAAGGCCACGAAGTTGCCGCCGTTTTCCGCGAAGAGGGCGTGTCGGGCGGCATTGCAGATCGCCCGGCCATGAAAGAAATGCTCGCATGGCTGCGCAAACACCGCCACCAAAATCCGGTCGCCATTATTGACGACATCTCGCGTATCGCGCGCGGTGTCGAAGCACACTGGAAGCTGCGCGGTGCCATCGGCTCGGTTGGTGCAACGCTGGAAAGCCCCTCCATTGAATTTGGCGATGACAGCGATAGCCAGCTGATCGAAAACATGCTGGCCGGCGTCTCACGTAACCGCGCGATTGGTACCGCCTGCCTGATTTTGGCTTGTTGCGTTAAGACACGTGCATAA
- a CDS encoding DUF302 domain-containing protein, whose protein sequence is MKSLITLAFIAATSAGTAMAERINVASNANVANSVQRLKDAVETAGAQVFNTIDFAAGNAAVGKDLRPTTVVIFGSPKIGASAWQTGQTMALNLPLRILFYEDVNGQTWATYDDPTAVAPSHGLAADHPAVLAMKGALELFSAAVTGE, encoded by the coding sequence ATGAAATCACTGATCACACTAGCATTTATCGCAGCGACATCCGCAGGGACTGCCATGGCAGAACGCATCAATGTGGCAAGCAACGCCAACGTCGCAAATTCGGTGCAGCGGTTGAAAGACGCCGTTGAAACCGCAGGCGCGCAGGTATTCAACACGATTGACTTTGCTGCTGGCAATGCCGCGGTCGGCAAAGATCTGCGCCCCACAACAGTCGTGATCTTCGGCAGTCCCAAAATCGGGGCGAGCGCTTGGCAAACAGGTCAAACCATGGCCCTGAACCTGCCACTGCGGATCTTGTTCTATGAAGATGTCAACGGTCAAACCTGGGCGACTTATGACGACCCAACAGCTGTCGCACCGTCCCATGGCCTCGCCGCAGATCACCCGGCGGTTTTGGCGATGAAGGGCGCGTTGGAATTATTTTCGGCTGCTGTAACCGGCGAATAG
- the tnpB gene encoding IS66 family insertion sequence element accessory protein TnpB (TnpB, as the term is used for proteins encoded by IS66 family insertion elements, is considered an accessory protein, since TnpC, encoded by a neighboring gene, is a DDE family transposase.), with product MIGPGTGVRVYLACGVTDMRKGIAGLSALTQDVLRQKPAGGAVFAFRGRRGDRLKLLYWDGQGFCLYYKVLERGRFPWPSAKDGSARLTSAQLAMLWEGIDWRRPDWGAPPARVG from the coding sequence GTGATTGGTCCGGGAACTGGGGTTCGGGTCTATCTGGCTTGTGGCGTCACGGATATGAGGAAAGGCATCGCGGGCCTTTCGGCTTTGACCCAGGATGTGCTGCGTCAGAAACCGGCGGGTGGTGCGGTGTTCGCTTTCCGGGGGCGGCGAGGTGATCGGCTGAAGTTGCTGTATTGGGATGGCCAAGGGTTTTGCCTGTACTACAAGGTTCTAGAGCGCGGCCGATTTCCATGGCCAAGCGCCAAAGATGGTTCTGCGCGGTTGACCTCTGCGCAGCTTGCGATGCTCTGGGAAGGGATCGACTGGCGACGTCCGGATTGGGGCGCTCCGCCCGCGCGTGTAGGGTGA
- a CDS encoding tetratricopeptide repeat protein, with protein MPGSDKTLDPAEGLAREAIRRNDVAALGYARLGWVLGYLGRPQETIAAFDAALMRDPDNPETYLAYGETMNRLARPYNAGPLLETVFSKDSFLPPSWEIPQGHRNLVLGEQEVAIGHFQSVLDRVSRFDPARVQMVRALWELGDTEGAKQGTARIKKSRPSTALPTQNACFRIPFRKKRMR; from the coding sequence TTGCCCGGCAGTGACAAAACGCTGGATCCAGCAGAGGGTCTTGCGCGCGAGGCCATCAGGCGAAACGACGTCGCGGCACTCGGATACGCGCGGCTCGGTTGGGTGCTGGGCTATCTTGGGCGGCCTCAGGAAACCATCGCTGCCTTTGATGCCGCCTTGATGCGCGACCCAGACAACCCCGAGACTTATCTGGCCTATGGCGAGACGATGAACCGCCTTGCACGCCCGTACAACGCTGGGCCACTTTTGGAAACTGTGTTCTCGAAAGACAGCTTTCTACCGCCCAGTTGGGAAATCCCGCAAGGTCATCGAAACCTCGTGTTGGGAGAGCAAGAGGTGGCCATAGGGCACTTTCAATCCGTGCTGGATCGCGTCTCGCGATTCGATCCGGCACGGGTTCAAATGGTGCGCGCTCTCTGGGAACTTGGTGACACCGAGGGCGCAAAGCAGGGTACTGCGAGGATCAAAAAATCGCGCCCAAGTACAGCCTTGCCGACTCAAAACGCATGTTTCCGTATCCCGTTCAGAAAGAAGCGGATGCGCTGA
- a CDS encoding DNA methyltransferase, whose product MQNNQIINGDAAAVLKTIEEGSVDLVITDPPYLVNYKDRQGRSLQNDNNLGGVLPVFEPMARAMKQSSYAICFSGWSALPQFTQAWEAAGLKIVSEIVWSKKYTSRRGFTQYRHESAYVLAKGNPAKPARPMSSVQGWVYSGNKRHPTEKAVEILAPLVRCFSKPGDLVCDPFSGSDSTSVAAVLNGRDYLGIELEKAHCETARARLTEARRYRAEQATQYQKVAA is encoded by the coding sequence ATGCAAAACAACCAAATCATAAACGGCGATGCCGCCGCAGTTTTAAAAACCATCGAAGAGGGCAGTGTTGATCTGGTGATCACCGATCCGCCGTATCTTGTGAACTACAAAGACCGCCAAGGCCGCAGTTTGCAGAACGACAATAATCTGGGCGGTGTGTTGCCGGTGTTTGAGCCGATGGCGCGAGCAATGAAGCAAAGTAGTTATGCGATTTGTTTCTCTGGCTGGTCAGCATTGCCCCAATTCACGCAAGCATGGGAGGCGGCAGGGCTTAAGATCGTCAGTGAGATTGTCTGGAGCAAGAAATACACATCGCGGCGTGGCTTTACGCAGTATCGCCATGAAAGCGCCTATGTCTTGGCGAAAGGCAATCCGGCAAAGCCTGCGCGCCCGATGAGTAGCGTGCAAGGCTGGGTCTATTCCGGCAATAAACGCCACCCCACGGAAAAAGCCGTTGAAATACTTGCGCCGCTTGTTCGGTGTTTCTCAAAGCCGGGCGATTTGGTGTGTGATCCGTTCTCAGGCTCAGACTCTACATCGGTTGCGGCGGTCTTGAATGGCCGGGACTATCTCGGGATTGAGCTGGAAAAAGCCCATTGCGAGACCGCGCGCGCGCGTTTGACAGAGGCGCGGCGGTATCGTGCAGAACAAGCCACCCAATACCAAAAGGTGGCGGCATGA
- the tnpA gene encoding IS66-like element accessory protein TnpA: MRGEVLGVERRRRWNDDDKLAIVSSVGIDGATVTHVAHRHDVTRQQIYRWRHELKKKGLWPTGEGAVFLPIDFHIAEAVTPPPEPTPPSAVELRLSNGRCLRFDTAVDAAALTRLIRAVDAA; encoded by the coding sequence ATGCGCGGTGAGGTTTTAGGTGTTGAGCGTCGGCGTCGCTGGAATGACGATGACAAGTTGGCGATTGTTTCATCCGTCGGAATTGACGGGGCGACTGTCACGCATGTTGCGCATAGGCACGATGTGACGCGCCAGCAGATTTACAGATGGCGACATGAGCTTAAGAAGAAGGGGCTGTGGCCCACCGGCGAGGGTGCAGTTTTTCTGCCAATTGACTTCCATATTGCAGAGGCTGTGACACCACCGCCTGAGCCCACGCCGCCATCTGCTGTGGAGCTTCGCTTGAGCAATGGACGTTGTTTGCGATTTGACACTGCCGTGGACGCCGCCGCGCTGACACGACTGATCCGCGCGGTAGACGCGGCGTGA
- the tnpC gene encoding IS66 family transposase, with product MSKPAENLSDDPAVLRAMIAELQAENAKISATLRVHDQLVQALRLRIAKLQKLAFGKSSEKIEREIEQLELALEDLLVAVAETDDAPIDEGLDEPSQEAADAPVLRRRPRVSDTTLRERHELDPGTCCPDCGGDLRVVGEDVSELLDMIAAQMKVIQIARIKKSCRRCEKMVQEPAPSRPISGSMAGPNLLAHILVSKFDDHLPLYRQHEIFARMGADIPESTLVGWCGRAMKTLSRLIVRIEADIMGSDLLHADDTPIRVLDRSKRDKGLGKGVRQGRIWAYVRDQRPWAGTSPPGAVYRFAPDWKEEHVLSHLADARGILQADGYKGYAKLYVPEPGGVPRLREAACWAHLRRDFHDFWASTKSEIAREALDRIGKLYDIERDINGQPADVRHAARQKLSKPKVTAFFAWSEQQLLRIPGKSDLAKAFRYGLSRKDAFSLFLTDGRVAIDNNPAERALRPIGIGRKNWLFAGADTGAETLARAMTVIETAKLNGLDPQAYLADILDRIHDHKVNRLDELLPWNWAPLNATHSEAA from the coding sequence ATGTCGAAACCCGCTGAAAACCTCTCCGATGATCCTGCTGTATTGAGGGCGATGATCGCAGAACTACAGGCTGAAAACGCCAAAATCTCGGCGACGCTGCGGGTCCATGATCAGCTGGTCCAGGCGCTTCGTTTACGGATCGCTAAACTCCAGAAGCTGGCTTTCGGCAAGTCCTCGGAAAAGATTGAACGCGAGATCGAGCAACTTGAACTGGCGCTCGAAGACTTGCTGGTTGCCGTGGCCGAAACCGATGATGCGCCCATCGATGAAGGGTTGGACGAACCCTCGCAAGAGGCTGCCGATGCGCCCGTTTTGCGCCGCCGCCCGCGCGTCTCGGATACGACCCTGCGGGAGCGCCATGAGCTTGATCCTGGCACGTGCTGTCCTGACTGTGGTGGTGATCTGCGCGTGGTGGGAGAGGATGTCAGCGAGTTGCTGGATATGATCGCGGCGCAGATGAAAGTCATCCAGATCGCCCGCATCAAGAAATCCTGCCGTCGTTGCGAAAAGATGGTGCAGGAGCCCGCACCGAGCCGCCCGATCTCGGGCAGCATGGCGGGACCAAACCTGCTGGCCCACATTTTGGTCTCCAAATTTGATGATCACCTTCCCCTCTATCGTCAGCACGAGATATTTGCCCGCATGGGTGCCGACATCCCAGAAAGCACGCTTGTTGGCTGGTGTGGGCGGGCAATGAAAACCCTGTCGCGGCTTATAGTGCGGATCGAGGCCGACATCATGGGCAGCGATCTGCTGCATGCGGACGATACGCCGATCCGGGTGCTGGATCGGTCAAAGCGCGACAAGGGTCTTGGAAAAGGGGTCAGACAAGGCCGGATCTGGGCCTATGTGCGGGACCAACGCCCCTGGGCGGGGACTTCACCACCCGGTGCCGTCTATCGGTTTGCGCCAGACTGGAAGGAAGAGCATGTCCTTAGCCATCTGGCTGACGCGCGCGGCATTCTGCAAGCCGACGGCTATAAGGGATATGCCAAACTCTACGTGCCTGAACCGGGTGGCGTGCCGCGTTTACGCGAAGCGGCCTGTTGGGCGCATCTGCGGCGTGACTTCCATGATTTTTGGGCATCGACCAAATCCGAGATCGCCCGCGAGGCGCTCGACCGGATCGGCAAGCTCTACGACATTGAGCGTGACATCAACGGTCAACCCGCTGACGTCCGTCATGCCGCGCGGCAAAAGTTGAGCAAGCCAAAGGTCACGGCCTTCTTTGCCTGGTCTGAACAACAACTCCTGCGCATTCCCGGCAAAAGTGATCTGGCCAAAGCCTTCAGGTATGGGTTGAGCCGCAAGGATGCGTTCAGCCTGTTCTTGACTGACGGTCGTGTGGCCATCGACAACAATCCCGCCGAGCGTGCCCTGCGCCCGATTGGAATCGGCAGAAAAAATTGGCTATTTGCAGGGGCGGATACCGGTGCAGAAACTCTCGCACGCGCCATGACGGTCATTGAAACGGCCAAGCTCAACGGTCTCGACCCGCAGGCCTATCTTGCTGACATTCTCGACCGCATTCACGATCATAAGGTCAACCGGCTGGATGAGTTGCTGCCGTGGAACTGGGCACCGCTGAACGCGACCCATTCAGAGGCTGCCTGA
- a CDS encoding methyl-accepting chemotaxis protein: MFVSKQSAPARMVFGIAASFIPCAMLTAFLIGGSLLMTAVVSGAFVSLGFIMGWSQPKLLAVGAAVALIGQAIAFNQAFQGHPWQIDTHMLYFALLAILVSLRSVPAVLIAAAIIAVHHVSMTILMPSLIYPSGGFLENIRRTTFHAVIVVLETAALVLTVVQLQRLNNEMQVKADELEESLKLSDQARHQAQNAQEEAEAAKQEAETAAQREVDMAKEKEEADHKAAEEREAMMIDLGNSFGTVVEAAIDGQFSKRVDAKFSDRILNELAENINQLLGAVDQGLSRTGEALERVAGGDLTKPMDGDFRGAFGHLQKNVNNMIDGLKSLIVDISGSGNTLVSSSVELRDTSEALSKQAEQNAASLEETSAALEELSASIKQVSGSVEDASKNAQTARDTAQSSEKVAADAADSMASIADASKEITRVVGMIEDIAFQINLLALNAGVEAARAGEAGRGFSVVASEVRQLAQRAAEASKEIAAVITKSDAAVSEGVEKVSGAKSSLEAIADSVVSISKGVEEISTAISEQVNGIGDITTAVSQIDQNTQKQAASFEEVTAASALLASEADNLKQSTASFRTGEEAKVVKMDRPAQAPAQPKSAVAGGGGRASHDGWDEF, translated from the coding sequence ATGTTTGTATCAAAACAGTCTGCGCCAGCCCGTATGGTATTTGGTATTGCAGCTTCGTTCATTCCATGTGCGATGCTCACCGCATTCCTGATTGGTGGAAGCCTGTTGATGACAGCCGTTGTTTCGGGAGCTTTTGTCAGTCTGGGTTTCATAATGGGGTGGAGCCAACCAAAGCTACTAGCCGTCGGCGCAGCTGTCGCTTTGATTGGCCAGGCCATTGCATTTAACCAGGCATTTCAGGGGCACCCCTGGCAGATTGATACCCACATGCTGTACTTTGCCCTTCTTGCAATTTTGGTGAGCTTGCGCAGCGTGCCAGCCGTGTTGATCGCCGCTGCAATCATCGCGGTCCATCATGTTTCAATGACGATACTGATGCCATCCTTAATCTATCCGTCAGGCGGGTTTCTTGAAAACATCAGACGTACCACGTTTCATGCCGTGATTGTCGTTCTGGAAACTGCAGCTCTTGTCTTGACGGTCGTTCAGTTGCAACGGCTCAATAACGAGATGCAAGTCAAAGCAGATGAGTTGGAGGAGAGCTTGAAACTATCTGACCAAGCACGTCATCAAGCTCAAAATGCACAAGAAGAAGCTGAAGCAGCCAAACAGGAGGCGGAGACCGCTGCACAACGTGAAGTCGATATGGCGAAGGAAAAAGAAGAGGCGGATCATAAGGCAGCCGAAGAGAGGGAAGCCATGATGATCGACCTTGGGAATTCATTCGGCACCGTTGTGGAAGCCGCTATCGACGGTCAGTTTTCCAAACGAGTGGATGCGAAATTCTCTGATCGGATCCTCAATGAGCTTGCAGAGAACATCAACCAATTGTTGGGTGCCGTGGATCAGGGTCTTTCCAGAACCGGTGAAGCGTTGGAACGTGTTGCCGGTGGGGATCTGACGAAGCCTATGGACGGCGATTTCCGAGGAGCGTTCGGCCATCTACAGAAGAATGTGAACAATATGATAGACGGGCTTAAGTCTCTCATCGTTGATATTTCGGGTAGCGGTAACACGCTTGTCTCATCATCAGTTGAGTTGCGCGATACTTCCGAAGCACTATCAAAACAAGCTGAACAGAATGCAGCTTCTCTGGAAGAGACGTCCGCGGCTCTCGAGGAACTTTCTGCAAGTATCAAGCAGGTCAGCGGGAGCGTCGAAGACGCAAGCAAGAACGCACAGACAGCGCGTGATACGGCCCAGTCTAGTGAAAAAGTTGCAGCTGATGCCGCCGACTCAATGGCAAGTATCGCTGACGCTTCAAAAGAGATTACCCGTGTGGTCGGTATGATCGAGGACATTGCTTTTCAGATTAATCTGCTTGCGTTGAATGCTGGCGTTGAAGCGGCGCGCGCGGGAGAGGCTGGTCGTGGCTTCTCTGTAGTCGCCTCTGAGGTCCGCCAACTCGCCCAAAGAGCGGCCGAAGCTTCAAAGGAAATAGCAGCTGTGATCACAAAAAGTGATGCAGCGGTTTCTGAGGGTGTTGAAAAAGTCTCCGGCGCGAAGTCTTCGCTGGAAGCGATTGCTGATAGCGTTGTCAGCATCTCGAAAGGGGTTGAGGAGATATCCACCGCAATATCAGAACAGGTGAATGGCATCGGCGACATTACAACCGCAGTAAGCCAAATTGACCAAAACACACAGAAACAGGCGGCCTCATTTGAGGAAGTCACAGCTGCTAGTGCCTTGCTCGCAAGCGAGGCTGATAATTTGAAGCAATCGACGGCAAGCTTTCGGACAGGCGAGGAAGCTAAAGTTGTCAAAATGGACAGACCAGCCCAGGCTCCAGCGCAGCCCAAAAGTGCCGTCGCAGGTGGCGGTGGACGTGCGAGCCACGACGGCTGGGACGAATTCTGA
- a CDS encoding thermonuclease family protein, translating to MLRFLLRALFKPTYRPNAKPNRKPVGKTLAHKAGRSITGFSAQPKTPQSFAPERGEAFDAESAQSVTLPRVLEGPAYVTDGDTITIQKTQVRLYGIDAPELNHPYGKKAKWAMVRLCKGHRIRAEITDEDDYGRTVAKCFLPDGRDLSEELVKQGLAIDWPKFSGGKYSNLEVAGIRKKLWLADARQKGRMYVWEKFDARKNGESKEK from the coding sequence ATGTTGAGATTTCTTTTAAGAGCGCTGTTCAAGCCGACCTACCGGCCCAATGCCAAACCAAACAGGAAACCTGTTGGAAAAACGCTTGCCCATAAGGCAGGTCGCAGCATCACCGGTTTTTCCGCGCAACCCAAAACGCCACAGTCTTTTGCGCCAGAAAGGGGCGAGGCGTTTGATGCAGAGAGCGCACAATCAGTCACGCTGCCACGCGTGCTGGAAGGGCCAGCTTACGTTACAGACGGTGACACAATTACGATCCAAAAGACCCAAGTGCGCCTTTACGGGATAGACGCGCCGGAACTCAATCACCCTTATGGCAAGAAGGCCAAGTGGGCCATGGTGCGTCTGTGTAAGGGTCATAGGATACGCGCCGAAATTACTGATGAAGACGACTATGGCCGCACAGTTGCAAAGTGCTTCCTGCCCGATGGGCGTGATCTATCCGAGGAATTGGTCAAGCAAGGACTGGCTATTGACTGGCCAAAGTTCTCAGGTGGTAAATACAGCAATCTTGAGGTCGCAGGCATCCGCAAGAAGCTTTGGCTTGCCGACGCACGCCAAAAAGGCCGCATGTATGTTTGGGAAAAGTTTGACGCGCGAAAGAATGGTGAAAGCAAGGAAAAGTGA
- a CDS encoding hydroxyisourate hydrolase — MTKTTLKAAAGGISIHAVDVSRGIPAYGLSVRLMRLDPDPVEIAGGACAANGHFIHPVTEGAGVIRGMYEVTLGVGNYYRQSGTEVPDPAFVEDAVFRFGVERVSEHFHLPFKFTPWGFSLFRGGP, encoded by the coding sequence ATGACAAAAACTACCCTGAAAGCTGCGGCGGGCGGTATATCCATCCATGCTGTTGATGTTTCGCGGGGCATTCCAGCCTATGGCCTGTCGGTGCGGCTCATGCGTCTCGACCCCGATCCTGTCGAGATTGCTGGCGGTGCCTGCGCCGCAAACGGCCACTTCATCCATCCAGTGACCGAGGGCGCGGGCGTCATTCGTGGGATGTATGAAGTAACATTGGGAGTTGGAAACTACTACCGCCAGAGCGGCACAGAAGTACCTGACCCTGCGTTCGTTGAGGATGCCGTGTTCCGCTTTGGCGTCGAACGGGTGAGCGAGCATTTTCACCTGCCCTTCAAATTCACGCCTTGGGGCTTTTCCCTGTTCCGAGGGGGCCCATGA